Below is a genomic region from Flammeovirgaceae bacterium SG7u.111.
TTCACTACCAACCAATCATCCTCGTTGTATATTTCAATAGAAAGCGGCTTATGCTCCCCTGCCACATTGTGTTTTATGGCATTTTCCACCAAAAGCTGCATAGTAGAAGGCGGGACAAAAGTATCGTAAATACGCTCTTCCACACGGATATCTACTGTAAGACCCTCTTGAAACCTAATATGTTGGAGGTAAATATAATTTTCTATAAAAATCATTTCATCGGCCAACGTTACCAAATTTTGCTCCTTAAACTCCAACGAATATTGGTACACTTTCGAAAGCTTCAGCAAAAACTTCCTTGCCGCACTCGGATCTTTTTTCACCAAAGCCCTAGCCATATTTAGCGAGTTGAAAAGAAAATGTGGGTTCACCTGCTGGCGCAATTTTTCCAACTGAGCCTTTATATTTTCCTTTTCTTGCCTTTCCGCTTTCACCAGCAGCTCCTCCTTATCGCGGGTAAGCTGGCGGTTTTCCATCTTCAGCCGATAAGCCTCCAAGGCTTTTTCTATAATGATCTTAAACTCCTCATATTCCCAGGGCTTAGATACATAATTGTAGATTTTACCACGGTTTACCGCCTCTATGGTCACCTTCATATCGCTGTAACCCGTCAATAGCATACGCATGGCATCAGGATCTATCGCCAATGTCTTCTCCAAAAACTCAACCCCTGTAGTACCCGGCATCCGTTGGTCGGAAATAATCAATTGAATATCAGAGTTCTCCTTCAATATTTTCAGTCCTTCTTCAGCCGTGTTGGCAAGGTGGATATTATACTCTCGCCTAAAAACCGAGCGAAACGAGCGTAAATTCTCCATCTCATCATCTACATAAAGCAGCGTATGTTCAAACTTTTTGCTACGAGCCTTCCCCTTATTCATCAAATCTTCCATAAAAATTCAGCGTAGATTCTTCAACGATATTAAAATTTTAGATGCCTTAGCCGAATGAAGCTCGGCCATACCCTTTTCACCCAATTCTTTGTAGAGAGCCGAAAGGTTTTTGTTTGCCTCCAAGGCCAAGGTAGTTTTTTCTTCAAATACCTTGTGTGAAAGCCTCCAACCCGTTTCAAAATATGAGAGCGCAAGCCTTTTTTTATCTGCTAACATCAACACATTCCCCATTAGCAAACAAGAATTAGGCATCATAATATGAATTCCATGATAGACATTTTCATAAAAAACAGATTCCCGCTTGGCATAATGATAGGCCGAATCCACTT
It encodes:
- a CDS encoding histidine kinase — protein: MEDLMNKGKARSKKFEHTLLYVDDEMENLRSFRSVFRREYNIHLANTAEEGLKILKENSDIQLIISDQRMPGTTGVEFLEKTLAIDPDAMRMLLTGYSDMKVTIEAVNRGKIYNYVSKPWEYEEFKIIIEKALEAYRLKMENRQLTRDKEELLVKAERQEKENIKAQLEKLRQQVNPHFLFNSLNMARALVKKDPSAARKFLLKLSKVYQYSLEFKEQNLVTLADEMIFIENYIYLQHIRFQEGLTVDIRVEERIYDTFVPPSTMQLLVENAIKHNVAGEHKPLSIEIYNEDDWLVVKNNIQPRNEHIESTKTGQKNLLSRYEYITGKLPEFSEKGGFYFAKVPLIREKIEG